The Toxoplasma gondii ME49 chromosome XII, whole genome shotgun sequence genome includes a region encoding these proteins:
- a CDS encoding hypothetical protein (encoded by transcript TGME49_246450~Signal peptide predicted by SignalP 2.0 HMM (probability 0.813) with cleavage site probability 0.657 at residue 43~Predicted trans-membrane domain (TMHMM2.0):20-43:93-115:127-150:164-187) has product MCGPLSRFVGGKRSACKCMTLRTFTIFWLTIFTLVSLFELVAGSYLTSARQMVDTILEKLREIAFNAGTESVADYYYEVLQASFGTVWRAGTCLTVMRGLVDLGGAAVGIYGVWAKKSWALYTFLGFNVVHFAIDFILFIAAMSVVNTLYIGWFYPSAYLVVFALYGWLAIIGPYVSVVLLSYIWVVRVGGTGTEMKSFFELQEEQDKAATATAERSGAKDRDEEATARVEASEKKPLLENAEPTIEVDSP; this is encoded by the exons ATGTGTGGTCCCCTCAGCCGCTTCGTCGGCGGCAAGAGAAGCGCCTGCAAGTGCATGACCTTGAGGACGTTCACCATTTTCTGGCTGACCATCT TcaccctcgtctctctgttcgagCTGGTTGCGGGCTCGTACCTGACGTCCGCGCGCCAGATGGTCGACACGATTCTCGAGAAGCTGAGGGAAATCGCGTTCAACGCAGGAACAGAGAGCGTTGCAGACTACTACTACGAAGTCCTCCAGGCGTCCTTCGGCACAGTGTGGCGAGCAGGAACTTGCCTCACGGTGATGCGAG GACTTGTCGACCTCGGAGGAGCAGCCGTCGGAATTTACGGCGTATGGGCAAAGAAATCGTGGGCTCTGTACACGTTCCTCGGTTTCAACGTCGTCCATTTCGCCATAGACTTTATTCTCTTCATCGCCGCCATGTCGGTCGTCAACACCCTCTACATAGGCTGGTTTTACCCG TCCGCCTACTTGGTCGTCTTCGCCCTCTACGGCTGGCTTGCCATCATCGG GCCCTACGTCAGCGTCGTTCTCCTCAGCTACATTTGGG TTGTCCGCGTGGGAGGCACTGGAACAGAAATGAAGTCTTTCTTTGAACTGCAAGAGGAACAGGACAAGGCTGCTACCGCGACAGCAGAGCGTA GTGGcgcaaaagacagagacgaagaggctaCAGCGAGAGTTGAGGcgtcggagaagaagccgctgTTGGAGAATGCCGAGCCGACCATCGAAGTGGACTCGCCTTAA